The following proteins are encoded in a genomic region of Deltaproteobacteria bacterium:
- a CDS encoding 4Fe-4S dicluster domain-containing protein: MAKVYNWQIGREMDYPYEGVHPKRQFAAVFNTNRCIACQTCSMACKSTWTFSKGQEYMWWNNVETKPYGGYPRNWDVKLLSMLAKADPSGQKTIFEAAPEGQNVLGYLPTDREWKAPNLYEDTSTKYNSGGPLGLSGEGVSLPEHKAWFFYLQRICNHCSYPACLAACPRKAIYKRPEDGIVLIDQERCRGYRKCMEACPYKKPMFNTETRVSEKCIGCYPRVEGKDPLLKGKRMETRCMSACVGQIRLQGLVDLNQDGSWTENRKSPLYYMIKVAKIALPLYPQFGTEPNIYYIPPRWVPKAYLHQMFGPGVDGAIDKYLAPDRELLAVLQLFRRSQEIIFRYEIEEGPKVYENLIHGKPFTLYNDTVIAFSEDGKEIFRTTVEEPVHIRPKERTNAV, from the coding sequence ATGGCTAAGGTTTACAACTGGCAGATCGGGCGCGAGATGGATTACCCGTATGAAGGGGTCCATCCCAAAAGACAGTTTGCCGCCGTCTTCAATACCAATCGATGCATTGCCTGTCAGACCTGCTCGATGGCCTGCAAGTCCACATGGACCTTTTCCAAGGGGCAGGAATATATGTGGTGGAACAACGTCGAGACAAAACCGTACGGCGGCTACCCTCGAAACTGGGATGTGAAACTCCTCTCAATGCTGGCCAAGGCGGACCCCAGCGGACAAAAAACCATCTTTGAAGCAGCCCCAGAGGGGCAAAACGTTTTGGGGTATCTTCCCACCGATCGTGAATGGAAGGCCCCAAACCTCTACGAGGACACATCGACCAAATACAATTCGGGAGGTCCGCTCGGTCTTTCCGGGGAAGGGGTCAGTCTCCCTGAACATAAGGCCTGGTTTTTCTATCTCCAGAGGATTTGTAACCATTGCAGCTATCCAGCCTGTCTTGCCGCCTGTCCAAGAAAGGCGATCTACAAAAGACCGGAAGACGGGATTGTTCTCATCGATCAGGAACGGTGCCGCGGCTATCGCAAATGTATGGAGGCCTGCCCCTACAAAAAGCCGATGTTTAACACCGAGACCCGTGTTTCGGAAAAATGCATCGGCTGTTACCCGCGCGTGGAAGGGAAAGACCCGTTGCTCAAAGGAAAGAGGATGGAGACCCGTTGCATGTCCGCCTGTGTCGGACAGATTCGCTTGCAAGGGCTTGTTGATCTGAATCAGGACGGGTCTTGGACGGAAAATCGCAAGAGCCCCCTTTATTACATGATCAAGGTGGCGAAGATTGCATTGCCGCTCTACCCGCAATTTGGAACGGAGCCGAACATTTATTATATCCCGCCGCGCTGGGTCCCAAAGGCCTACCTCCACCAGATGTTCGGCCCCGGTGTGGATGGGGCGATTGACAAATACCTGGCACCCGATCGGGAACTGCTGGCAGTCCTCCAACTCTTTCGTCGAAGCCAGGAGATCATTTTTCGCTACGAGATTGAAGAGGGGCCGAAGGTTTATGAAAACTTGATCCATGGAAAACCGTTTACCTTGTACAACGATACGGTCATCGCCTTTAGTGAGGATGGGAAGGAGATTTTCAGAACGACCGTCGAGGAGCCGGTTCATATTCGGCCCAAGGAGAGAACCAATGCGGTCTAA
- a CDS encoding molybdopterin-dependent oxidoreductase: MKRIDRRQFLKMAGAGGVATAFLSSQAYSFLKPIVGVDNPLEFYPSRDWEKVYRDQYRYDSSFTFVCSPNDTHACRVRAFVRNGILVRTEQNYDVQRYSDLYGNKASPNWNPRMCPKGYTLAQRMYGPNRLKDPLVRKGWREWAKDGFPYLTPELKKKYKFDSRGSDQLQVISWDEAFDLAASGMIAIAKMYDGPEGSKRLAEEGYVPEMVQRMEGAGVRALKFRGGMGLLGVIGKFGMFRFSNMMALADSHIRGVDEKEAKGGRSWDNYTEHGDQAPGYPFVHGLQTSDCDFNDLRFTKLHIQCGKNLVENKMPESHWFIESMERGAKVVTITPEYSPPATKSDYWIPVRPASDTAIFLGVAKILMDRKMYDADFVKQFTDLPLLVRTDNLKRLHASEIFAGYQSGLREEGASFKEQGLKKDQYEKLGDFVIRDASNEFKAVTRDDVGGHLKEKGIDPVLEWKGAVKLVDGTTVEAMTLWEAYKIHLKDYDLDSVAEITQAPKMLIEQLAKDFATIKPVAIHMGEGINHWFHATEVNRSTYLPLMLTGNIGKNGAGSFTWAGNYKSANFQASPETGAGLGVWVAEDPFHSALDAGTPGKKVPVKNYALDEGASYWAHGDHPLIVETPKFGRKIFTGKTHMPTPTKGMWFTNVNHINNSKWAYQVIKNVLPTCNMIAVTDVELNGTIEYCDIAFPASWWAEIENYEVTSSCSNPFLQTWKGSLKPPLNTKDDVTILAGVAKRMGEIFKDKRFEDYWKFALNGKTEVYIQRLLDASSTLNGYQFKDIIAGKYGEPGAALMLFRTYPRVPFWEQIHEDKPFFTDTGRLNSYCDIPEAIEYGENFIVHREGVEATPYLPNAIVSSNPLVRPEDYGLSKEEMEAEARHVRNVKMPWSEVKQTKNPLWEQGFHFYCVTPKTRHTVHSQWSNVTWNRVWASNFADQLREDKRQPDAADHQVHINPQAAKDLGINDGDYVYVDANPADRPYIGWKREDPFYKVARLMLRAKYNPAYPYHVVMIKHGTWIATERTVKAHETRPDGRALSETGYQANFRYGSQQSITREWAMPMHQTDTLFHKAKIGQRFIFGGEADNHMINTVPKETLVRVVKAEDGGLGGKGKWEGATTGHTPGEENREMQVYLAGGFVKKG; the protein is encoded by the coding sequence ATGAAACGGATCGACAGGCGTCAATTTCTCAAGATGGCAGGGGCTGGCGGGGTGGCGACCGCCTTTCTTTCCTCTCAGGCCTATTCCTTCCTGAAACCGATTGTTGGGGTGGACAATCCGCTGGAGTTCTACCCCAGTCGCGATTGGGAAAAGGTCTATCGGGATCAGTACCGGTATGATTCCTCTTTCACCTTTGTCTGTTCCCCCAATGATACCCATGCCTGCCGGGTCAGGGCCTTTGTCCGGAATGGTATCCTTGTCCGTACAGAACAAAACTATGATGTCCAGCGGTATTCCGATCTTTACGGCAACAAGGCCTCCCCCAATTGGAATCCGAGGATGTGTCCCAAGGGGTATACGCTGGCCCAACGGATGTACGGGCCGAACCGGCTCAAAGACCCGCTAGTGCGAAAAGGGTGGCGTGAATGGGCGAAAGACGGTTTCCCCTACCTGACACCGGAGTTGAAGAAAAAATATAAATTCGACAGTCGTGGGAGCGATCAACTGCAGGTGATCTCCTGGGATGAGGCGTTTGATCTGGCCGCCTCCGGGATGATTGCGATTGCCAAGATGTATGATGGTCCGGAAGGATCGAAGCGGCTTGCCGAAGAAGGGTACGTTCCTGAGATGGTCCAGCGGATGGAGGGGGCCGGGGTTCGGGCCCTTAAATTCCGCGGCGGGATGGGACTCTTGGGCGTCATCGGCAAATTCGGAATGTTCCGTTTCTCCAACATGATGGCGCTCGCCGACAGTCATATCCGGGGGGTTGATGAAAAAGAGGCGAAGGGGGGACGCAGTTGGGACAATTATACGGAACATGGCGATCAGGCCCCCGGTTATCCTTTTGTCCACGGCCTTCAGACATCCGATTGCGATTTCAACGACCTTCGCTTCACCAAACTGCATATCCAGTGCGGCAAGAATCTGGTGGAAAACAAGATGCCGGAATCCCACTGGTTCATCGAATCGATGGAACGCGGCGCCAAGGTGGTGACGATCACCCCCGAGTACAGCCCGCCGGCGACTAAATCGGATTACTGGATCCCGGTCCGCCCTGCCTCGGATACGGCCATCTTTTTAGGTGTTGCAAAGATCTTGATGGATCGGAAGATGTATGACGCCGACTTCGTCAAACAGTTCACCGATCTCCCGCTCCTGGTCCGGACAGACAATTTAAAACGCCTCCATGCCTCCGAGATTTTTGCTGGTTATCAGTCAGGACTCAGGGAAGAGGGGGCCAGTTTTAAGGAACAAGGGCTGAAAAAAGATCAATACGAAAAGTTGGGGGACTTTGTCATTCGCGATGCCTCGAATGAATTTAAAGCGGTAACCCGTGACGATGTCGGAGGGCATCTGAAAGAAAAGGGGATCGATCCGGTTCTGGAATGGAAAGGGGCCGTGAAGCTAGTGGATGGCACAACTGTCGAGGCGATGACCCTCTGGGAGGCGTATAAAATCCATCTGAAAGATTACGATCTCGACTCCGTTGCCGAGATCACACAGGCGCCGAAGATGCTCATCGAACAACTGGCCAAGGATTTTGCCACCATCAAACCGGTAGCGATTCATATGGGGGAGGGGATCAACCACTGGTTCCATGCGACCGAGGTGAATCGGTCCACCTACCTGCCGCTCATGCTGACCGGCAACATCGGGAAAAACGGCGCCGGTTCATTCACTTGGGCTGGCAATTACAAATCGGCAAATTTTCAGGCCTCTCCAGAGACTGGCGCGGGGCTTGGGGTTTGGGTCGCCGAAGATCCATTTCACTCCGCGCTCGATGCCGGCACTCCGGGGAAAAAGGTGCCGGTCAAGAATTATGCCCTGGATGAAGGGGCTTCGTACTGGGCGCATGGCGATCATCCCCTGATTGTTGAGACGCCAAAGTTTGGTCGCAAGATTTTCACCGGTAAAACCCATATGCCGACGCCGACAAAGGGGATGTGGTTCACCAATGTGAATCATATCAACAACTCCAAGTGGGCCTATCAGGTCATCAAGAACGTCCTGCCGACCTGCAACATGATTGCCGTGACCGACGTCGAACTGAACGGCACGATTGAATACTGTGACATCGCCTTCCCGGCCAGCTGGTGGGCGGAGATCGAAAACTATGAAGTCACCTCTTCCTGCTCCAACCCGTTCCTCCAGACCTGGAAGGGATCGCTCAAGCCACCTCTTAACACGAAAGATGATGTGACCATACTGGCCGGTGTGGCCAAGAGGATGGGGGAGATCTTTAAGGACAAACGGTTTGAGGATTACTGGAAGTTTGCCCTGAACGGAAAGACGGAGGTGTACATTCAAAGACTGCTGGATGCTTCGTCAACTCTGAACGGTTACCAGTTCAAGGATATTATCGCCGGCAAATATGGGGAACCGGGGGCGGCGCTGATGCTCTTTCGGACCTACCCGCGCGTTCCTTTTTGGGAACAGATCCACGAAGACAAACCGTTTTTTACCGATACCGGGCGCCTCAACAGTTACTGCGATATTCCAGAGGCGATTGAGTACGGGGAGAATTTCATCGTCCACCGCGAAGGGGTGGAGGCAACGCCGTACCTTCCCAACGCGATTGTTTCGTCGAACCCGCTCGTCCGGCCGGAGGACTATGGGCTTTCAAAAGAGGAGATGGAGGCGGAGGCCCGTCATGTCCGGAACGTGAAAATGCCCTGGAGTGAGGTCAAGCAAACGAAAAACCCGCTTTGGGAACAGGGGTTTCATTTTTACTGTGTGACGCCAAAGACGCGCCACACTGTTCATTCCCAGTGGTCGAATGTGACCTGGAACCGGGTCTGGGCTTCCAATTTTGCAGATCAGCTCCGCGAAGATAAACGACAGCCGGATGCGGCCGATCACCAGGTCCATATCAATCCCCAGGCGGCGAAGGATTTGGGGATCAACGATGGGGACTATGTCTATGTCGATGCCAACCCGGCCGATCGTCCCTACATCGGGTGGAAGAGGGAAGACCCGTTCTACAAGGTGGCGCGGCTGATGCTCCGGGCGAAATACAACCCGGCCTACCCGTATCATGTGGTCATGATCAAACATGGGACCTGGATTGCGACTGAACGGACCGTGAAGGCCCATGAAACACGCCCCGACGGAAGAGCCCTGTCCGAAACCGGTTATCAGGCCAATTTCCGCTACGGTTCCCAGCAGAGCATTACCCGTGAGTGGGCGATGCCGATGCATCAGACCGACACCCTCTTTCACAAGGCCAAGATCGGCCAGAGGTTTATTTTTGGAGGAGAGGCGGACAATCATATGATCAACACCGTCCCCAAAGAGACGCTTGTTCGGGTGGTGAAGGCGGAAGATGGCGGACTTGGCGGGAAGGGGAAGTGGGAAGGGGCGACGACCGGTCATACGCCAGGGGAAGAAAACAGGGAGATGCAGGTCTATCTGGCAGGCGGGTTTGTGAAAAAGGGGTAA
- a CDS encoding Rrf2 family transcriptional regulator, with protein sequence MAQTAEYALRVMAEMAVQRSRGPFRARDLAKKAHVPPAFLSKVMRQLVKAGLLEARHGRGGGFFLTRPLSKISFAEILAAVGSEFESNRCLFGWKKCPKKNPCLLHNQWKGMKGRLLRWAKETTLKDVRQDRPRIST encoded by the coding sequence TTGGCGCAAACTGCTGAATATGCCCTTCGTGTCATGGCGGAGATGGCGGTCCAGAGATCCCGCGGCCCTTTTCGGGCCAGGGATCTTGCCAAAAAGGCCCATGTTCCTCCGGCCTTTCTCTCCAAGGTGATGAGACAGCTTGTCAAGGCAGGGCTCCTCGAAGCGAGGCACGGCCGCGGAGGGGGGTTTTTCTTGACGCGTCCCCTCTCCAAAATCAGTTTTGCCGAGATTCTGGCCGCCGTCGGTTCCGAGTTTGAATCGAATCGCTGCCTCTTCGGCTGGAAAAAATGCCCCAAGAAGAACCCCTGTCTCCTTCACAACCAATGGAAAGGGATGAAAGGGAGGCTCCTCCGCTGGGCCAAAGAGACAACGCTCAAAGATGTCAGACAAGACAGGCCCAGGATCTCAACTTGA
- a CDS encoding indolepyruvate/phenylpyruvate decarboxylase, with product MTTLGNYLTQSLKELGVSTLFGIPGDYILDLCHELETTNGFRFIPLSTEPGVGFAAQAFARATGKLGVVCVTYGVGGLSVLNPVACAYAEMAPLLVLSGGPSREEKERASILVHHQVKSPSSQLKIFEEVTQYAAVLDDPATAAQKIDHALECTLQYMKPVYLEIPRGAIHQEIRVPTEKKRPLLTVNEEAVTEAAHEIGDRLSRAKKPVLVVGIEVHRKKLAGKVVRFAEQWGIPVVSTFLARGTYPYDHPQYLGTYLGAACPPLVRETVEKSDCLFMLGVILTDTNMAVRLKDVDPKNVMLCLGREVKIQHHKYENAPLEKVLDRILEGPVQQKARHFEKIPPPDIAPPPTGNGPITVGQVIDHLNYFLKTQEQMIVVADTGDSLFISYELNAKRVMAPAYYTTMGFAVPSGIGIQIGTGERPLILVGDGAFQMTGTELAQCPRYEINPIVILLNNNRWGMLEPFLPEGGYNKIPNWPYAEMARGWGGNGFSVKTPKEFQEALQTAHRSDRFSLIEVAIQPGDYTKTLQIFAKGIKS from the coding sequence ATGACAACCTTGGGCAACTATCTCACCCAGTCCCTCAAAGAACTCGGTGTCTCTACCCTTTTTGGGATCCCCGGTGACTACATTCTAGACCTCTGTCACGAACTGGAGACGACCAATGGGTTTCGATTCATCCCCCTCTCCACGGAGCCAGGTGTTGGATTTGCAGCCCAAGCTTTCGCGCGAGCCACCGGAAAACTGGGGGTTGTCTGCGTTACTTATGGGGTAGGTGGTCTAAGCGTCCTCAATCCGGTCGCCTGTGCCTATGCAGAAATGGCCCCTCTCCTTGTTTTGAGCGGTGGACCGAGTCGGGAAGAAAAAGAAAGGGCAAGCATCCTGGTCCATCACCAGGTCAAATCCCCCTCAAGCCAGTTAAAAATTTTTGAAGAGGTCACCCAATACGCCGCCGTTCTGGACGATCCTGCCACAGCGGCGCAAAAAATTGACCACGCCCTTGAATGCACTCTCCAGTACATGAAACCGGTCTATCTGGAGATCCCCCGAGGGGCCATCCATCAAGAGATTCGGGTCCCAACAGAAAAAAAGAGGCCTCTCCTGACGGTTAATGAGGAGGCGGTGACAGAAGCGGCTCACGAAATTGGCGACCGGCTCAGCCGGGCCAAAAAACCGGTTTTGGTCGTCGGCATTGAGGTCCATCGCAAAAAATTGGCCGGTAAAGTGGTCCGGTTTGCAGAGCAGTGGGGCATCCCGGTGGTTTCCACATTCCTCGCCCGCGGGACTTACCCGTACGACCATCCCCAATACCTTGGCACCTACCTCGGCGCCGCCTGCCCTCCTTTGGTGCGTGAAACCGTCGAGAAATCGGATTGTCTTTTCATGCTGGGGGTTATCCTCACAGATACAAACATGGCGGTGCGCCTGAAAGATGTCGATCCAAAGAATGTGATGCTCTGCCTCGGCCGAGAGGTTAAAATACAGCACCACAAGTACGAAAATGCCCCTCTCGAAAAAGTTCTGGATCGAATTCTAGAAGGCCCTGTCCAACAGAAGGCCCGGCATTTTGAAAAAATACCCCCCCCTGACATTGCCCCCCCTCCCACAGGGAATGGGCCGATTACCGTTGGGCAGGTGATTGATCACCTTAATTATTTTCTTAAGACCCAGGAACAGATGATTGTTGTGGCCGACACAGGAGACTCTCTTTTTATCTCTTACGAATTAAACGCTAAAAGGGTGATGGCCCCCGCCTATTATACCACGATGGGGTTCGCCGTCCCTTCTGGAATAGGAATTCAGATTGGAACCGGCGAGAGGCCCTTGATCCTTGTTGGTGATGGGGCCTTCCAGATGACAGGGACGGAGTTGGCCCAATGCCCCCGCTACGAGATCAACCCGATCGTCATCCTTCTCAATAACAACCGATGGGGGATGCTGGAGCCGTTTCTCCCAGAAGGAGGGTACAACAAGATCCCCAACTGGCCGTATGCTGAGATGGCCCGCGGCTGGGGAGGAAACGGTTTTTCCGTCAAGACACCCAAGGAATTCCAGGAAGCCCTGCAAACCGCCCATCGCTCTGACCGGTTTTCCCTCATTGAAGTCGCAATCCAGCCTGGGGATTACACGAAGACGTTGCAAATCTTTGCAAAGGGGATCAAGAGCTAA
- a CDS encoding 1-acyl-sn-glycerol-3-phosphate acyltransferase, which produces MKRWVSLQLHIFKIQVHVEDRNQGVYNNPPYLFVHLNQASLIEVLPYVVAMPVPFRMFMNIGYVLLPFVGWLLWLLGGVAIFRQWRWQALRGLKKTARRMRRGMNFGISIEGQRSRDGQLQRYKKGALILAREAGATLVPLVMRGARERLPFGEWRVRPGSVEAVFDQVITPVEIASLDNETLLHRLKTIAERETHF; this is translated from the coding sequence ATGAAGAGATGGGTTTCGCTTCAACTCCATATTTTTAAAATACAGGTTCACGTGGAAGACCGGAATCAGGGGGTCTACAACAATCCGCCATATCTTTTTGTCCATTTAAATCAGGCGAGTCTCATTGAGGTGTTGCCCTACGTTGTAGCGATGCCGGTTCCTTTCCGGATGTTTATGAATATCGGATATGTCCTTTTACCTTTTGTGGGTTGGCTTCTTTGGCTTTTAGGAGGGGTGGCGATCTTTCGTCAATGGCGTTGGCAGGCTTTGAGAGGATTGAAGAAAACTGCCCGTCGTATGCGTCGAGGGATGAATTTTGGAATTTCCATTGAAGGGCAGAGAAGCCGGGATGGTCAGTTACAAAGGTACAAAAAGGGTGCCTTGATTCTGGCGAGAGAGGCAGGGGCGACCCTTGTTCCATTAGTGATGCGAGGGGCGAGAGAACGATTGCCATTTGGAGAGTGGCGTGTTCGCCCAGGATCGGTTGAAGCCGTTTTTGATCAAGTAATCACTCCTGTAGAAATCGCTTCCTTGGATAATGAAACCCTCCTTCACCGCTTGAAAACAATAGCCGAAAGAGAGACCCACTTTTAA
- a CDS encoding transposase produces the protein MGRLPRIQENQLHYHIIVRCNNEAFHFETKEDFERYLNTLSFFKKRHRFKLYNYVLMNSHVHLLLQPSEKTPLQETMHLINWNYAKDYNQRKNRKGHFWLDRYTSIPVQTDLYALSLMRYMDRNPIRAGIIKKPDNWQWGGYRFYAFGEPNSILDSHVSYLALGSKDKIRQENYKNFVTMILPGEDQKKHEFSKAAYIGSESFARRLGLSK, from the coding sequence ATGGGAAGACTACCACGAATTCAGGAAAACCAACTTCATTATCACATTATTGTCCGCTGTAATAATGAGGCGTTTCATTTTGAAACCAAGGAAGATTTTGAAAGGTATTTAAACACCCTCTCCTTTTTTAAAAAGAGGCATCGCTTTAAACTCTATAATTATGTCCTCATGAATTCCCACGTTCATCTGCTACTCCAGCCTTCTGAGAAGACTCCTCTCCAAGAGACAATGCACCTCATTAATTGGAACTATGCCAAGGACTACAATCAGCGCAAGAATAGGAAAGGTCATTTCTGGCTGGACCGCTATACAAGCATCCCTGTGCAAACAGACTTATACGCCTTGAGCCTTATGCGATACATGGATCGAAACCCTATTCGTGCGGGAATCATCAAGAAACCGGATAATTGGCAATGGGGTGGTTATCGATTTTATGCCTTTGGAGAACCCAATTCCATACTCGATTCACATGTCAGTTACTTAGCTTTGGGAAGTAAAGACAAAATAAGGCAAGAAAACTATAAAAATTTTGTGACCATGATCCTTCCCGGCGAAGATCAAAAAAAACATGAATTTAGCAAAGCAGCTTATATCGGCTCGGAAAGTTTCGCGCGTCGACTAGGACTCTCCAAATAA
- a CDS encoding heme-copper oxidase subunit III: MSTDDRSTKIAMAFFLAAEGMFFAGLISAYWVLRAQFISWPPMGQPRLPITVTAVNTVILLLSGLAMGQTGAALKRGNLAGLVWWLGLSALGGLFFLGIQGYEWIQLIRFGLTTALNIYGGTFYIIVGAHAAHVMAALAVLLVVFFRAVYRRYSALNQAGVIAARMFWIFVVLVWPILYALLYF, from the coding sequence ATGTCTACGGACGATAGATCGACAAAAATAGCCATGGCCTTCTTTCTGGCGGCGGAGGGGATGTTCTTTGCCGGTTTGATCAGTGCCTATTGGGTTTTAAGGGCCCAGTTTATCTCATGGCCGCCGATGGGACAGCCTCGTCTTCCAATCACTGTTACCGCCGTCAATACTGTTATCCTCTTGCTCAGCGGTCTGGCGATGGGGCAGACCGGCGCGGCCTTGAAGCGGGGAAACCTTGCCGGGTTGGTCTGGTGGTTGGGGCTTTCAGCGCTGGGGGGGCTCTTCTTTTTGGGGATCCAGGGGTACGAGTGGATTCAGCTGATCCGGTTTGGGTTGACCACCGCCCTGAATATTTACGGAGGGACCTTTTATATCATTGTGGGGGCCCATGCCGCTCATGTCATGGCGGCGTTAGCTGTTTTACTGGTTGTCTTTTTCAGGGCGGTGTATCGTCGTTATTCGGCACTAAACCAGGCAGGGGTCATTGCCGCCCGGATGTTCTGGATTTTCGTCGTCCTTGTCTGGCCGATCCTTTATGCGCTCCTCTATTTTTAG
- a CDS encoding cytochrome C oxidase subunit IV family protein, whose amino-acid sequence MTEKFLVTIWAALLGLLGVSLVLGHLGNVFLATVLIFTIAIFKAWLVGAYYMRLKEEPRYILWILLGGVGLIVILYFTLVPDIIHVYGR is encoded by the coding sequence ATGACCGAGAAATTTCTTGTCACCATCTGGGCCGCTCTTTTAGGGTTATTGGGGGTGAGCCTGGTTCTGGGGCATCTTGGCAACGTTTTTTTGGCGACCGTTTTGATCTTTACCATTGCCATTTTTAAGGCGTGGCTGGTGGGGGCCTATTACATGAGGCTTAAAGAGGAGCCTCGTTACATCTTGTGGATCCTTTTAGGGGGGGTCGGGCTCATCGTGATTCTCTATTTCACGCTGGTTCCGGATATCATCCATGTCTACGGACGATAG
- a CDS encoding cytochrome c oxidase subunit 3: MNEQKNRWGVSGGERYLPPTLARVGLCPPWRMGIWWFLGSEVVVFGGLIASYILYRFHHPEWGVEAAHTLSSIGAINTVVLLTSSLTMILAHHRVEGKELAGAIRFLGVTILLGCLFLGFKSYEYHHEIKNGFVPARSLFWSFYYLMTGLHALHVIGGQVANLVVWQGLRKGRSLHRIESVGIYWHFVDVVWIFLFPLLYLASSGGVR; encoded by the coding sequence ATGAATGAACAAAAAAACAGATGGGGGGTGTCGGGGGGAGAGCGGTATCTCCCACCGACTTTAGCCAGGGTCGGGCTTTGCCCGCCCTGGCGAATGGGTATCTGGTGGTTTCTCGGTTCGGAAGTCGTGGTCTTCGGGGGGCTGATCGCCTCCTACATCCTCTATCGTTTTCATCATCCGGAATGGGGGGTGGAGGCGGCGCATACCCTCTCTTCCATCGGGGCGATCAATACCGTTGTCCTGCTGACCAGTAGCTTGACGATGATTCTTGCCCATCACCGTGTTGAAGGGAAAGAGCTTGCGGGGGCCATCCGATTTTTGGGCGTTACCATTTTACTGGGCTGTCTCTTTCTCGGGTTTAAAAGTTACGAGTATCACCACGAAATCAAGAACGGTTTTGTCCCGGCCAGAAGTCTCTTCTGGTCTTTTTATTATCTGATGACCGGCCTTCACGCCCTGCACGTGATCGGCGGGCAGGTCGCAAACCTGGTCGTCTGGCAGGGGTTAAGAAAGGGACGGAGTCTTCACAGGATTGAGTCAGTCGGGATTTACTGGCACTTTGTGGATGTTGTCTGGATCTTTCTGTTTCCACTCCTCTACCTGGCTTCTTCGGGAGGGGTCCGATGA